Proteins from a single region of Sneathiella aquimaris:
- the doeA gene encoding ectoine hydrolase DoeA (DoeA (degradation of ectoine A) is also called EutD (ectoine utilization D).), which translates to MTGIDLPFSVDEYRSRLTKARAQMAEKGIDVLIVTDPSNMAWLTGYDGWSFYVHQCVVLPIDAEPFWYGRKQDANGARRTVFMSDEYVEFYPENYIQTTERHPMDYLSGLLNDRGYGNKKIGVELDNYYFSAAAYLSLVKHLPNATFIDANSLVNWCRAVKSQQELIYMRRAGKIVEKMHERIFDVIEPGMRKNDLVAEIYETGIRGVDGFGGDYPAIVPLLPSGEDAAAPHLTWDDKPLRTGEGTFFEIAGCYRRYHAPLSRTIFLGKPSQTFMDADKAIQEGMEAGLEKAKAGNLCEDIAHAFFGVLKKHGIFKDSRTGYPIGLSYPPDWGERTMSLRSGDKTELVPGMTFHFMTGLWMDNWGLETTESIVITEGDVELLASVPRQLMIKG; encoded by the coding sequence ATGACGGGCATTGATCTACCTTTTTCAGTTGACGAATACCGATCCCGCCTCACAAAAGCGCGTGCGCAAATGGCGGAAAAAGGGATTGACGTTTTAATTGTCACAGACCCTTCCAATATGGCTTGGCTAACCGGCTATGATGGGTGGTCTTTTTACGTTCACCAATGCGTTGTTCTGCCCATCGATGCAGAACCATTTTGGTATGGCCGTAAACAGGACGCCAATGGCGCCCGACGGACCGTTTTCATGTCAGATGAATATGTCGAATTCTATCCCGAGAATTACATTCAAACCACAGAACGTCATCCGATGGACTATTTAAGTGGTCTTTTGAATGACCGAGGATATGGCAATAAGAAAATTGGTGTTGAGCTGGACAACTATTATTTTTCAGCCGCCGCCTATTTATCGCTGGTAAAACACCTGCCAAACGCCACGTTCATCGACGCCAACTCACTGGTTAACTGGTGCCGCGCCGTAAAATCGCAGCAGGAACTGATATACATGCGCCGGGCCGGCAAAATTGTCGAGAAAATGCATGAACGGATTTTTGATGTTATTGAGCCAGGGATGCGAAAGAACGATCTGGTCGCTGAAATTTACGAGACGGGCATCCGCGGGGTAGACGGATTTGGCGGCGATTACCCGGCTATTGTTCCCCTTCTTCCCTCTGGAGAAGACGCGGCGGCCCCGCATCTAACCTGGGACGATAAACCCCTTAGAACAGGAGAGGGAACGTTCTTCGAAATTGCAGGTTGTTATCGGCGCTACCACGCCCCCTTATCCCGCACCATCTTTTTAGGAAAGCCGTCTCAGACCTTTATGGATGCTGACAAGGCGATCCAGGAAGGAATGGAAGCGGGGCTTGAAAAAGCCAAAGCCGGTAATTTATGTGAAGATATTGCCCATGCGTTTTTTGGAGTTCTCAAAAAGCACGGTATTTTCAAAGACAGCAGAACAGGTTATCCGATTGGTCTGAGTTACCCCCCGGATTGGGGCGAACGAACAATGAGCTTGCGGTCCGGGGACAAAACAGAACTTGTTCCTGGCATGACATTTCACTTCATGACCGGCCTATGGATGGACAATTGGGGCCTGGAGACAACAGAAAGTATTGTTATCACTGAAGGGGACGTTGAACTTCTCGCGTCGGTTCCCCGCCAACTCATGATTAAAGGTTAG
- a CDS encoding cyclodeaminase: MPDVKILNENQLRQAVQLDIEAVTCIEKAFELLATKNVSMPPILSLHIPEFNGELDVKTAYVPGINSFAVKMSPGFFDNPKFGLPSLNGLMVLFSAKTGIVENILLDNGYLTDIRTAAAGAVAAKWLSRKNAATAGIIGTGTQARLQLKALTLVRDIKRCVIWGRHHEKAAEFAKDCGKKLGIEIQAADTIQELMNQSDIVVSTTPSQEPLIQASMLKPGQHITAMGSDADYKTELDATVIPAVDLYVCDRLAQCIIQGELRPAIKAGTISPDTKFPELGEIITGQKPGRLSDEQVTICDLTGTGVQDTAIATFARNRTESAGVGTLFTS; encoded by the coding sequence ATGCCCGATGTTAAAATCCTCAACGAAAATCAGTTAAGGCAAGCCGTGCAACTCGATATCGAGGCAGTAACCTGTATTGAAAAAGCGTTTGAACTATTGGCAACAAAAAACGTGTCAATGCCTCCAATCCTGAGCCTGCATATTCCAGAGTTTAATGGCGAGCTGGACGTCAAAACAGCCTATGTGCCCGGCATCAATTCATTTGCCGTGAAAATGAGCCCCGGCTTTTTCGACAATCCCAAATTCGGGCTTCCAAGCCTAAATGGTTTGATGGTTCTATTTTCAGCAAAAACCGGAATTGTTGAAAACATTCTGTTGGACAACGGCTACTTGACGGATATCCGCACTGCGGCGGCTGGGGCTGTTGCTGCTAAATGGCTCTCTCGTAAAAATGCAGCAACGGCGGGCATTATCGGAACAGGCACCCAAGCACGCCTTCAACTGAAAGCCCTTACACTGGTTCGGGACATCAAAAGGTGTGTCATCTGGGGACGGCATCATGAAAAAGCTGCGGAGTTTGCTAAAGACTGTGGCAAGAAACTGGGCATTGAAATTCAGGCAGCCGACACTATTCAGGAGCTGATGAACCAAAGCGATATTGTGGTTTCCACGACCCCATCGCAAGAGCCGCTCATTCAGGCAAGCATGTTAAAGCCGGGACAGCATATTACGGCAATGGGATCTGATGCTGACTATAAAACAGAACTGGATGCCACTGTTATTCCAGCCGTGGACCTTTACGTCTGTGACCGCCTGGCGCAGTGTATCATACAGGGGGAGTTGCGTCCGGCGATCAAAGCCGGAACCATTTCTCCAGATACAAAATTTCCCGAATTGGGGGAAATCATTACCGGACAGAAACCCGGTCGCCTGTCTGACGAACAAGTTACAATATGCGACCTTACCGGCACCGGTGTGCAGGATACAGCCATTGCAACATTTGCCCGAAACCGCACGGAAAGTGCGGGGGTCGGCACTCTTTTTACCAGCTAG
- the eutB gene encoding hydroxyectoine utilization dehydratase EutB: MGLLTLDDIEKAQQTIHSAIQKTPIMPSAILSHITEGNVSLKLENLQTTGSFKLRGATNAVLSLSAEQRSAGIVGVSTGNHGRGLAYAAKNANVKCVICMSELVPENKVQAIKAQGADVRIVGRSQDEAQIEVDRLVNEKKMTTLPPFDHPDIIAGQGTLGLEIVEQLPEVQTVLVPVSGGGLISGTALALKTINPDIRIIGVSMEKGAAMFESQKAGKPVQVPETPTLADSLGGGIGLANEYTFQMVKDLVDELIVVNEAEIAQAIHHAYWEEKLVIEGAGSVGIAALLSGKVSSPGHCVLVISGSNIDMKLHKRIIDGENVNVALDQG, from the coding sequence ATGGGCTTGCTAACACTAGACGATATTGAAAAAGCTCAACAAACAATTCACTCTGCAATCCAGAAGACGCCAATTATGCCTTCTGCGATCCTATCCCATATTACTGAGGGGAATGTTTCATTAAAACTGGAGAACCTACAAACTACGGGTAGCTTTAAACTACGCGGCGCAACAAACGCTGTGCTTTCTCTCTCTGCTGAACAGCGTTCTGCCGGGATTGTGGGCGTATCGACAGGAAACCATGGCCGGGGTCTGGCTTATGCAGCCAAAAATGCTAACGTAAAATGCGTTATCTGCATGTCAGAACTTGTACCCGAAAATAAAGTGCAAGCTATTAAGGCGCAAGGCGCAGACGTTCGGATTGTCGGGCGGTCACAGGATGAGGCTCAGATCGAAGTCGACCGCTTGGTCAATGAAAAAAAGATGACTACGCTTCCACCCTTTGATCATCCCGATATTATCGCAGGTCAGGGAACGCTGGGGCTCGAAATCGTTGAACAGCTGCCGGAAGTGCAAACCGTGTTGGTCCCTGTATCGGGGGGTGGCCTGATATCGGGAACAGCCCTTGCCTTAAAGACAATAAACCCGGACATTCGAATAATTGGCGTTTCCATGGAAAAAGGGGCGGCCATGTTTGAAAGCCAAAAAGCCGGAAAACCGGTTCAAGTTCCCGAAACACCGACCCTCGCGGATTCTCTTGGAGGTGGTATAGGATTAGCAAACGAATATACCTTTCAGATGGTGAAAGATCTTGTTGATGAACTTATCGTTGTCAATGAAGCCGAAATTGCGCAGGCTATCCATCATGCTTATTGGGAAGAAAAACTGGTCATTGAAGGGGCTGGGAGTGTAGGGATCGCAGCCTTGCTTTCCGGCAAAGTGTCCTCTCCCGGACATTGCGTCCTTGTCATCAGTGGCAGTAACATTGACATGAAGCTCCATAAAAGGATCATAGACGGTGAAAATGTCAATGTGGCTTTGGACCAGGGATAA
- a CDS encoding sensor histidine kinase, whose translation MINRAPDKSLKILVIDDDEVDLRTICRLLGQLEDNFELQTAVSLEEARVRLSEERFDCVLIDYLVPPHTGLELLAEYKNATEPPYIGFVMITGAGNEQLAVQALKAGAHDYVVKDKLSKSELYRAVRNATESAKYAGQAYYQKLALENFAGLVAHDLISPLNSVIGYLDLILKNEADQLSSTAREYICNSRSSGKYMENVVRSLLSYAKAGTTDEQTANTDSAEIMQTVLQLLQSEIQEKKARIHVTALPSVEVRKIEFIQLFQNLLANAIRHNDKTEPIVHVSTEETEEHILFKIEDNGIGISEEQAVEIFKPLNKGTSRDENGLGLGLATCKKIVKAHNGRIWCEPGEKEGTVFFVALPITTRQNWNEKKIG comes from the coding sequence TTGATCAATCGGGCGCCTGATAAGTCTCTAAAAATCCTTGTTATCGACGATGATGAAGTCGATCTCAGGACCATTTGCCGCCTTCTGGGGCAATTAGAGGATAACTTCGAATTACAAACAGCAGTCTCTTTGGAAGAGGCGCGCGTACGTCTCAGCGAGGAAAGGTTTGATTGCGTACTCATTGACTATCTCGTGCCACCTCATACCGGTCTGGAACTGCTTGCCGAATACAAAAATGCTACGGAGCCGCCCTATATAGGGTTCGTCATGATAACAGGTGCGGGGAATGAACAGTTGGCGGTTCAAGCGTTGAAGGCTGGAGCCCATGATTATGTCGTTAAAGACAAATTATCCAAATCTGAACTCTATCGCGCGGTAAGAAATGCTACAGAATCCGCGAAATATGCAGGGCAGGCCTACTATCAGAAACTGGCCCTTGAAAATTTTGCAGGCTTGGTTGCGCATGATTTAATCTCTCCGCTTAACAGCGTCATCGGATATCTTGATCTAATTTTAAAGAACGAAGCAGATCAATTATCTTCGACCGCCCGTGAATATATCTGCAACTCGCGAAGCAGCGGCAAATACATGGAAAACGTGGTTCGCAGCCTGCTATCCTATGCAAAAGCCGGAACAACAGACGAACAAACCGCAAACACTGATAGTGCGGAGATAATGCAGACGGTCCTTCAGCTTTTACAATCTGAGATCCAGGAGAAAAAAGCCAGAATACATGTCACAGCCTTACCGTCTGTCGAAGTTCGAAAGATTGAATTCATTCAGTTGTTTCAAAATCTTCTGGCAAATGCCATTCGCCATAATGACAAAACAGAACCAATTGTTCATGTTTCTACCGAAGAAACAGAAGAACATATCCTTTTCAAAATTGAGGATAATGGGATAGGAATCTCTGAAGAGCAAGCTGTTGAAATTTTCAAACCATTGAACAAAGGGACTTCACGAGATGAGAACGGCTTGGGGCTCGGTCTCGCGACATGCAAAAAAATTGTCAAAGCTCACAACGGTCGAATATGGTGTGAACCGGGAGAAAAAGAAGGTACAGTTTTTTTCGTAGCACTACCAATAACCACGAGACAGAATTGGAATGAAAAAAAAATTGGTTAA
- a CDS encoding response regulator translates to MSEPLKDTVTLLIIDDDTVDIRGVTRALRHHRFDNPIITAENGEEGLKILRGTPEKAPLPRPYLILLDLNMPRMNGLEFLEELRQDQSLKDSVVFVLTTSEDDRDMALAYNKQIAGYIVKSRAGVDFMNLVSMLEKFVLTVRFPENPVSRLTSDDNTT, encoded by the coding sequence ATGTCCGAGCCTCTGAAAGATACAGTCACTCTTCTGATCATCGATGATGATACAGTCGACATCAGGGGAGTAACACGGGCCTTGCGGCACCATCGTTTTGACAATCCGATCATTACAGCGGAAAACGGTGAAGAAGGCCTCAAAATACTACGCGGCACCCCAGAAAAAGCGCCCCTGCCCCGCCCTTACCTTATTCTGCTTGACCTTAATATGCCACGCATGAACGGACTGGAGTTTCTGGAGGAGCTTAGACAGGACCAATCATTAAAAGACAGCGTTGTTTTTGTGCTGACAACGTCAGAGGATGATCGCGACATGGCACTCGCGTATAACAAACAAATCGCCGGCTATATTGTGAAAAGCCGCGCCGGCGTCGATTTTATGAATTTAGTAAGCATGCTTGAAAAATTTGTTTTGACGGTCAGGTTTCCGGAAAACCCAGTATCCAGATTGACGAGCGACGACAACACAACGTAA
- a CDS encoding PAS domain-containing sensor histidine kinase, with translation MSQAEAHFGQVLLIDAGGAAQPFVTNTLKAESLSYAGTLTILQTVSEACELLNNRRFDVDLILFVMAHKNTTSMTDLKTLCESAAAPVLVLSEDASLDFAMTALQQGAHDCLALSFLEPAAFIKAVSFAAHRHDREKNLRAELQEKAQTEKRLEAVLMASPSPIVMVDSMGVIQLVNSATTTLFQYTRGELIGKSVNIFIPDDVKQRHPSLFSSYFSDPQTRAMGKGRDLEGQRKDGSRVPVEIGLSPVRTEKATYVLAAIVDLTERKIAQKTLHERAEALARSNKELDAFAYVASHDLKAPLRGVSQLAQFIKEDAGDQLPPDSRKDLDMLQTRVIRMSQLLDGLLQFSRVGRKEGLPEPLNMSEVIHDTIELFVPTESFTVHIQEDLPTLFAPKVAIEQVFRNLLMNCVKHHDEQTGSIWITGHSDNTEVHYFVRDDGPGIDKMYETKIFEVFQTLKSRDELEATGIGLALVKKIVELYNGRVLLEHPSEGKGATFHLIWPKS, from the coding sequence ATGAGTCAGGCAGAAGCGCATTTTGGGCAGGTTTTGCTGATTGACGCAGGAGGGGCCGCCCAACCCTTTGTGACAAATACGCTGAAGGCGGAAAGCCTCTCTTACGCCGGCACTCTGACGATCCTGCAAACAGTTTCCGAGGCCTGTGAATTGTTGAATAACAGGCGATTTGATGTAGATTTAATTCTGTTTGTTATGGCCCACAAGAATACGACATCCATGACAGATTTGAAAACACTCTGTGAAAGTGCGGCGGCTCCTGTCCTTGTCTTGAGCGAAGACGCATCGCTTGATTTTGCGATGACTGCTCTCCAACAAGGGGCCCATGACTGTCTTGCGCTGTCTTTTTTGGAGCCGGCAGCTTTTATTAAAGCCGTCAGCTTTGCTGCCCACCGACATGACCGCGAAAAAAATCTAAGAGCAGAGCTTCAGGAAAAGGCGCAAACGGAGAAAAGGCTGGAAGCTGTACTCATGGCGTCGCCCAGCCCCATTGTGATGGTCGACTCGATGGGCGTCATTCAATTGGTCAATTCTGCAACAACCACTCTTTTCCAATACACCCGCGGAGAATTAATCGGCAAATCGGTGAATATCTTTATACCGGACGATGTCAAACAGCGACATCCAAGTCTGTTTTCCAGTTATTTTTCTGACCCCCAAACCCGCGCTATGGGGAAAGGTCGAGATTTGGAGGGACAACGGAAAGACGGATCACGTGTCCCTGTCGAAATTGGGCTCAGCCCGGTCAGAACCGAAAAAGCGACGTATGTTTTAGCCGCAATTGTAGACCTTACAGAACGCAAGATCGCCCAAAAAACACTTCACGAAAGAGCGGAGGCTTTGGCGAGAAGTAACAAAGAACTCGATGCCTTCGCCTATGTCGCGTCCCATGATCTGAAAGCGCCATTGAGGGGCGTCAGCCAACTGGCTCAGTTCATAAAAGAAGATGCCGGAGACCAGCTGCCCCCGGACTCCAGAAAAGACCTTGATATGTTGCAAACCCGTGTCATCCGAATGAGCCAGTTACTTGACGGCCTGTTACAGTTTTCCCGGGTTGGTCGAAAAGAGGGTCTTCCGGAGCCACTGAATATGTCAGAAGTTATTCACGATACGATCGAACTTTTTGTACCGACAGAAAGCTTTACTGTACATATCCAGGAAGATCTACCGACACTTTTCGCTCCCAAAGTAGCCATCGAACAGGTTTTTCGTAACCTTCTTATGAACTGCGTGAAACATCATGATGAACAGACCGGATCTATATGGATCACCGGTCATAGTGACAATACTGAAGTTCATTACTTCGTGCGCGATGACGGTCCTGGCATCGATAAGATGTATGAAACCAAAATTTTTGAAGTCTTTCAGACATTGAAATCCCGCGACGAACTGGAAGCGACCGGCATTGGTTTGGCGCTGGTAAAAAAGATCGTGGAACTTTACAATGGTCGTGTTCTTTTAGAACATCCCAGCGAAGGCAAAGGCGCCACTTTCCATTTGATCTGGCCAAAAAGCTGA
- a CDS encoding methyl-accepting chemotaxis protein, translated as MKYLHNLKIRTKLAISFSTLIVVAIIMAAISFWSITDIQKADTESRIAIDMDETYLKFQTSFFEQREGLLYFLLTGDRNGLATYNTYQKVSEGYFDTLKTLSTNYPSVAEKIAQLGALHKEWQVQYAAEQISLMRNHLSVNQARAIEVSGGPQAIILKINETADLLETDLSAILAAVYDQKSNAINRFSITIISSIALLIILAVGFGLSLTTAIANPISKMTNRMSDLADGNLNIDIEGIDRKDEIGAMAKAVQIFKENAIDQEGLKKRDIEKQEELATLVESLKLKEAEQQEMREKELAEQEKERVRLEQLSLLTSNFDDNMSSSLDIVSKAVGEVTESTNSMSANASQTETLSQQASQSISSASENISTVSSATTQLTASIQEISRQISQTSQITRSAVEEVNQTNDRVTALNEVATSIGQVVQIISDIASQTNLLALNATIESARAGEAGKGFAVVANEVKSLATQTSKATEEISQKIAEVQNETKAAASAVTHIGETVHKIDELTAMVSSAVEEQGAATNEISQSIALASQGTGEVLDAVSKVAAAASDTQKRARDQNGIVTDLNDKNGSLRDDIRTFLEGVRNM; from the coding sequence ATGAAATATCTGCACAATCTCAAAATTCGGACAAAACTCGCAATCAGCTTTTCGACACTCATTGTCGTTGCCATCATCATGGCTGCCATCTCTTTTTGGTCGATCACGGACATACAGAAGGCAGATACAGAAAGCCGTATCGCCATCGATATGGACGAAACCTACCTAAAGTTTCAGACATCCTTCTTTGAACAAAGAGAAGGGCTTCTGTATTTTTTACTCACAGGCGACCGCAATGGCCTGGCGACTTACAATACATACCAGAAAGTCTCGGAAGGGTACTTTGATACACTAAAAACGCTGTCGACTAATTATCCCTCCGTGGCCGAAAAGATTGCCCAATTAGGGGCACTGCATAAAGAGTGGCAGGTACAATATGCGGCTGAGCAAATTTCTCTGATGCGCAACCACCTTTCCGTTAATCAGGCCCGTGCGATTGAAGTCTCTGGCGGACCGCAGGCTATTATTTTAAAGATAAACGAAACAGCAGACCTTTTAGAAACAGACCTTTCTGCAATTCTGGCCGCCGTTTATGATCAGAAATCAAATGCCATCAACCGTTTCTCAATCACGATTATTTCGTCTATTGCATTGCTTATTATTCTCGCCGTTGGTTTTGGACTGTCTTTGACGACTGCGATTGCAAACCCGATTTCAAAAATGACAAACAGAATGAGCGATCTTGCCGATGGGAACCTCAACATCGACATTGAAGGCATTGACAGAAAAGACGAGATCGGTGCCATGGCAAAAGCTGTTCAGATTTTCAAAGAGAACGCGATTGATCAGGAAGGTTTGAAAAAACGGGATATTGAAAAGCAGGAAGAGCTCGCGACACTTGTTGAGAGCCTTAAACTGAAAGAAGCAGAACAACAGGAAATGCGGGAAAAAGAACTGGCTGAACAGGAGAAGGAGCGTGTACGGCTTGAACAGCTTTCGCTCCTGACATCCAATTTTGATGACAATATGAGCAGCAGTCTGGATATTGTAAGCAAGGCCGTTGGCGAAGTGACAGAATCGACCAACAGCATGTCCGCAAATGCCAGCCAAACAGAGACTTTATCGCAACAAGCCTCCCAAAGTATTTCCAGCGCTTCTGAAAATATTTCCACAGTGTCCTCAGCGACCACACAATTGACAGCCTCCATTCAGGAAATTTCACGCCAGATATCGCAAACCTCTCAAATCACGCGATCAGCGGTGGAAGAAGTGAACCAGACGAATGATCGGGTGACGGCCCTGAACGAAGTCGCGACCAGCATTGGTCAGGTCGTACAGATCATTAGCGATATCGCGAGCCAGACCAATCTGCTTGCACTGAATGCGACGATTGAATCGGCACGCGCCGGCGAAGCTGGCAAAGGCTTCGCTGTTGTTGCCAATGAGGTCAAAAGTCTAGCCACCCAAACAAGTAAGGCCACCGAGGAAATCAGTCAAAAGATTGCCGAAGTGCAAAATGAAACAAAAGCGGCCGCAAGTGCGGTGACGCATATCGGTGAAACCGTCCACAAAATTGATGAATTAACAGCCATGGTGTCCAGCGCGGTTGAAGAGCAAGGGGCCGCAACAAACGAGATCAGCCAAAGTATCGCTCTTGCATCGCAAGGCACGGGAGAAGTTTTGGACGCTGTTTCAAAAGTCGCAGCGGCGGCATCTGACACGCAGAAAAGAGCCCGTGATCAAAATGGCATCGTGACCGACCTAAATGATAAAAACGGTAGCCTTCGGGATGATATCCGAACGTTCCTGGAGGGCGTTCGCAACATGTGA
- a CDS encoding sarcosine oxidase subunit gamma, with the protein MNIQIPDTLNISADTLHIEADPNAPVYLRLNPHIVRFNLRTVCAQLTRFSEEFGITIPDTIHTWNRLGTKSALCLGPDEWQLQIDPDEKEEIINRFAALGKTVPHSLSDISDRQISIEIGGPKAIELLSIGCPRDLSTLSVGKGTRTLFDTVEVTIFRQAATTFHLEVWRSFFPHVWALLNTGTKEIATGL; encoded by the coding sequence ATGAATATACAGATACCCGATACGCTTAACATATCAGCCGATACCCTCCACATCGAAGCAGACCCAAACGCTCCGGTATACCTGCGGCTTAATCCTCACATTGTGCGGTTCAACTTGCGTACAGTCTGTGCCCAGCTGACAAGATTTTCAGAAGAATTTGGCATAACAATTCCAGACACTATTCATACGTGGAACAGGTTAGGTACGAAAAGCGCGCTATGTCTCGGGCCGGATGAATGGCAATTACAAATTGACCCGGACGAGAAAGAAGAGATCATCAATCGCTTTGCAGCACTTGGGAAAACAGTTCCTCATAGCCTGAGTGATATTTCGGACCGTCAGATATCCATCGAAATTGGCGGACCAAAAGCCATTGAGTTACTCTCCATCGGCTGCCCCAGAGATCTCTCGACCCTTTCTGTAGGAAAAGGGACAAGAACCCTTTTTGATACTGTCGAGGTCACAATTTTTCGGCAAGCCGCCACCACTTTTCACCTCGAAGTCTGGCGTTCATTTTTTCCGCATGTTTGGGCTTTGCTAAATACCGGCACAAAAGAAATAGCAACTGGCCTTTAA